The following is a genomic window from Solanum stenotomum isolate F172 chromosome 4, ASM1918654v1, whole genome shotgun sequence.
ATACCAAAAGTGTAAAGGTAGCTACAAATACCAAGAAGGATGCCTAAAATAGCACTAGATATTGCTAATTTAGGTGTGACTAAAAGTCTATTATATATGAGTATTATTATTggtaaactttttcttttttatgacaTAAGAAATTGAAATTGGTAAAATCAAGATTGGGAATCCTGCTGTTAGCAAAAAAGATTGCAACCATTTTCTTTTTCCACCATTTAAGTAGTAAATTCTAACAAGTAATACACCTGATATTTGGCCAATTGAAATGAATATACAATTTATGAGAATAAGAATTGACTTAATGGTCATGAAATTCTTGAGTTTCTTAGGCTTATACTTGCCTTCTTGCTCTATTTTCATGtccatatttttttgtgatgtgTTTGAGAGTtatttgtgtgtatatatatttattagtattagtaGTACTAGTGCAAGAAATGAGAGGCTCTCATCTATTGAGTGATACATATAGGCAAAAGAGGAAAAGTACTACtactatatattaatttgactTTATATGGGGGTGTATTTggagaaaaatgtttttattattttcaggCGTTTGATAgacgaaaataatttttttgagaaagtttttttatatttaatattttaattaaataataagtaattacTTCTCATAAAAATTtacattaataatataattcttCATGTGGTCATAACCCTTGAGTTTCTTAGGCTTATTGTTGCTGATCTCTTGCTCTATTTCCATGtccatatttttttgtgatgtgTTTGAGAGGCATATATTCAATTAGTAGTAGTCCTAGGTAAAGCAAGTTGCAAGAAATGAGAGATTcttatttgatgaaaatattgagTGATCGATACACTTCTGTACATATATGCCAAATATTTTAGTTGACTTTATATGTGGGTGTAGTTGGCTGTTGAGGGAAAATATCTTTCAAAGAAAATGTTTCATTAAGGAAGTTATTTTTCGGCGTTTGGTATGATGAGAatcatttttttggttaatattagttaaaaactaaaaattaaagtattactatccaaaataaataaataaatatatatatatataagaaaatatataatataaaacgagaaaaaaattgaaagaggaGGGTAGGGGTGATCACGGGTCggtttggattggttattggtcaaaaccaaaatcaaaccaacttaatcaattttaaaattatcaaaaccaaaccaaaccaaaccaaatataatatacatttatcggtttggttgttaTCTGTTTCAgttcggtttggttcggttattcgatTATTAACCATAcgcaaaaataaaagaaggaagAGATCGTAACATTTTCAATCCTACAAAAAATTTTCATAgacacttagatacatgaaaCTAATAAGacagatctttaaaattgtttataaaaatattatattaagtaTCACTACACCAAAAGAGACCTTTAGAGgcaattgatttttcttttagcgTCAATAGTTATTGCCACAAATACATTTACTGGCATTTAATTAAATGCCATTGGGTCCAATGTCACTAAAGCCTTTAGTGGCATTTATATCGGGTGCCGGTAAAGACCCTtattattgccgctaaaagtaaTTACTTTTAAGTGGCTTTTATTTAGCGGCATTTACTATTGCCATTAAAGCTACTTTAGAAACAAGCATATTTGTGGCATTTAAATTCACCTTAATTCACATATTTAACCCTCTTTTCTAAcatcaaaaacaaaattcacAAGAGAAATAAGTTCGAAGGTAGTAAAAGAAGaattatcaaactcaaaacaatgTCATTCACTTAAAATAAGAACAAACAATCTTTAATACATTCAATTTCTTATCTTGTAGCGGTAAAGAAACTATGAAttatcaaaatagaaaaaatgtgTTCAACAATGGAAAAAATAAGGCAGTTAAGCAAGTGTATGTTCCCTAATGCAAAATGTGACAGCTTTCTGGATCAGTGTGTCATTCCTTGAACAAGCTCGCCATTTGAATGTGTATGCCACTGTACACATATAGCGGTAGATGGTTAGACGACAAAAAATTGACATGCCAATTACATATCTTACTCACTAAGATCTAAGTGACTAAAATTCGATATAGAGACACAATAGAAAAGCACCACGCCCATGGTCCCGTCATGTACCTATTTCAGATATAATATTTCATATCACAACTAAGGAATCAACTGATAAGCAATAGCCTCGTTAGAAAGAGGAATAAACTAAAGTAATGCTTTTTCAAATCCACCAAGCAGTTCATAAGTATGACGTCCTGTCAAGTCTAAAGTAGTTTATATATGATGCCCATGTTCAATGTGTTTTTATGTAGTTccatgtttgtatattttggaGTCAAAGATTTAAAATGGTAACATGGTCGATCAGATTATCAAGAATGAACTATAAGCACCCACGATACATACATTCCATGAATATGCATTCAACTATAGATACATCCTTAAAAGTATGTTACCTAGAAATGTAACAAATAAAGCATTTCATTTCTCctgttcttctatttcttttctCCATTTTCCATTTCAAGTTAACTACCTTAATCAATAATAAGAATTTTTGTTCAAAGAGCACCATCAAAAGCAGTAGTTACAACCTCACCCTCTATCATACAAACTCGGATACAACAACTTGTGATGCTGTAATTAACACAGTATAGGAAAATATTAAGATTGAGCTCTGAATTGACACATTTGGAAGATCACTAAGTAGCTACGAATGAACCTGAAGGAAGTTCTTCACCATGGTGATGTATCCTCATGTCTGCTCTTCATTCCCTCAAGCAAAGAACTACCTATATATAAAGACAACAGGTAGTTTTAGTTAGTTTCACTTGCCCTGGCTcgaaaaaatctgaaattcaACATACTCCATCAAGACATTAGCATTTACACCCCCTTCATCTTGATCTCTTAAAAGCACTTAACCTAGTGAAAcaataaaattacattattcctaaattaggATCCTCTATAATCCAATTCTTGCAATAAACAGAATCACTCGTTTAACATACTTGACTTCTATTAAGAGCCCTTTTGATTGATAAAGAAATAAGACATTTACACTAAGAATAACAGAAAATAGCTTGGATAAAGAAGGAGGGATCCAATGGATTGACAACCAACATAAAGTTAACTGATTTATGATGAACCCACACAAAATGGTATTACATTAACAATTGACACATAACGAGATTGAACTAGGAATGCAAACAAGTACAAGCCATAACAATATGAGATACATACAGGTTACACATGCCCAGTATTTTGGTCTTCTAAGTTCAGCACCCAAAGTAACATCAATAGAACGTACAGAAGTGTAGAAGATTACAAACAAAGTGATACTTAGTCCTTCTGCGAATATATATCCTCTATTCACAATTGCTCATTGAATGAAATACAGTTGTACAGTGTGCAAATGAGCTAGAGCAGACCAATACCTATGTTAATGTTCATCGAATTTCTAGAAGGAATACGAGTGAAAAAATGTAGGTACATTAGGAACTTGAATATCAGATTTTGCATAAGTGCAAAAAGTCTCAAGTTCACCGCATAAAACTGTAAAAGTACACTCTATTGATTCAGTAGCCTGACTTCGGCAGCAGAGATCACGAAAAGATTTAGcctaataattgaaaatttgagttttatatGAAGAAATACAGTTTCAATTAACTACTAAGTTTAGTTGTTTACCTTCAAATAGGAGATCAAAAATCGAACTCCACAACAGCTAATTTGGTTGCTATCTGCAATTCTGCACTAATTTTATTGGACACAAGATCATACTATGTGATATAGAAACACATGCATCAATTCAAACAACATAAAAGATAGAACTCTAGAACATACATCCATACAAGGCCCAACAATTGAATAAAATGGATATTAGTAGTCCCCAAACCGCATGGCCGTACAGTTCGAATTCAATCCGATTGAATATGAGGCAATCGGCGATGATGAATTCGCTAATATGAATACAAACTGCTGACGGTGAGCTTGTGAAGAGATGTCGACGGCTTTGATTCGTCATTCTTCTCATCAATATCACTGATGTACTGAACTCCGCCGCCGCTGTGCCGAACTCCACCGCTGTTGTGCTGATTTCCGCCGCCGTCGTGTTGATTTCCATTGCTAACCATTTGAATTTCGTTCAAGGGAGAAGACGGAGGAATGTTCAAAGTAAAAAGGAATTGGggcaaaagtaaaaaaaaagaaaatcaattcagtGAAAAGGAAATGGGGCAAAAACTATTATacccaatttatttttaattgccGGTGAAAAGTACTTGATATAACGACTAAGGTTTAAATGCCGGTAATTGTATAGTTTATATGATGTATAGCGGCAATTTGTTTATTGCCACAAAAAGCATTTTTTATTGTAGTGTATgtataataacaaaatatatgtatataatttgtcgGTTCAGTTATTTCTTCAGTTTTTTTCgaacaaaatcataaccaaatcaaatactatctgtttttaaaaatctaaaaccaaaccaaacccaaataaaatcgatttATTCAATTGGcttggtttgatttttcagtttgAATCAAGTTTTATCTAAACCGTGAAAATCCCTCGCGGAGGGTTATGTGGGGCGAGGcagaattttgttttaaaaaaataatataatatctaaattattatttgaaggaggtggtggggggggggggggggggggNNNNNNNNNNNNNNNNNNNNNNNNNNNNNNNNNNNNNNNNNNNNNNNNAACttttataaaagattttttttttttaaaaaaaaaaactaaaaatttgggATGGAGAAGTACGGTGAGAGGAAGGGGTGGAGTGGCGTAACATAAATACtttacatttattttataattttttttgagaatagtaatactttaatttttaactttaactaatactaataacttTAACTAatactcataatttttttttaatttttaactttaactaataGTTTAGATGTGTTTTTGCCCCTTATCTCAATAACAATCATATAAGTAATTACTTCTTATAAAAAGTACATTAACAATATAATTCTTCATGATGTAAGTATGTGtatagttatattttattttcatatattgtcGTCTCCAATTAACTTGATTCGTTCCATGTACgacctattaaaaaaaataagtgctAGCTCGCTCtctatcataatttttttccatttcgATGTTCGAGCTCAAAACCATTCATAAGAGTGGTGAAATTTTGTCCATCTCATCAAAGTCGCTTGTAATATAGTATATGTATAAGTTAAATCCACTTGAATGTCAACAAGATTTGAACGTCCAAAAAGATTATTGTCGAATAGATAACAAGCCACTAACATTGTAAAAGGAGGAAAAGTAGACTAGGTAGAGTATCCAAATCCTAGTCCTAGTAATAAGGCACTATATAATATCATATGATCGATTGTGTGACTTTGTATCTTTCATAAAAGTTATTCAAATTATACTTATGAATTCATGAGTattgatataaaaattaaaagcatTGTTATTTagtggattcttcaatttgatGAAAGCTAAAAGTGTATAAAGTTTAATATACTTTTTGTcagaattaaaaataaagcaaaTAATGCTTATTGCTATTGTATGATATTTTGGATTAccctattttttaaaacttatatttgGATTTATATTTTGTCAATTGTGAAAAAGTGGGCAAGCACTAAGGTgccatataaaaaagaaattttacacTATTATGGATCATTTTCAAGCATATGTAATTCTTAAGCTTCACTGTTCCTTTAATTTGCCTCAACATGTAATCCAGAGATAGTGGCATGCctcattcataaatgtttaTTTCCACATAAGTATACTTCTAGTTTTCTACTATCATTTTCAAGAATCAGCTCATGtggttttttcttcttctactttatttatttatttattgcgACCAGGGAATATAGGTGAAAGGATCGAATTACAAgatgaaaaatcaatttttcatcAACAAGGTGAAACTTCAAGTAACAATCCATCGGGAGCATAGTTACATTGACCCCAACATGGATGTATATATTAATGTGATACATAATTATACATCATATATACTTGGTTAAATACTAGTTATATAATATCGATATAATATATAACTCTTTATACAATATTGCATTACATATATATGGCATACACATgctttattgaatttttttcgtCACATATACAATTACGAATTCTATATTTTAGATGGATTGAATTATGATTCATCCATAATCTAATTCGTTTAAACCCGTTCAAATTTGACCcaattcatttatttatcaCCCTACTTTTCTAGGTGTCATAGATTTAAATATGGCCCCTAATTAAggtgaagaaagagaaaaatggtGAATGTAATTCAGCTCAAACGAAGTGAGAGAATATTTCGATTTTCTCAAGACCTTGTGAAACTTAGCTTGCTTTAGCAGCCATGTGATGATCGATTCAACTGTACTTCGTGAAGGTCCATCATCAGCCTAACCACAGCTAACCATACATTCAACCATTCTGACTCCGTATTGGAAGGTCTATGCATGGACCCTCCAGACAATTTACAAGATATTACATGGATAAATACAAGGTCTAACTACTCAATTAAGAAAATGTAGGCTACTTGGGTGCCAAACAGCTGTTGAAGGACTATGAATGCAACTCCTTGCTCTTTGGGGATAAATCTTGACGAGCGTTGACCAAAATTCAGTGGGACTTACCCTTCCTTATGCGGAAATCCCTCTCCTCCATTGCTCTTGAGCTTAAGGTGGCTTAGGGGAATTTTCAGAGTAACCCTCGTTTATTTTGCCAAAGAAAAGagggaagaaaaataaaagacatcGGGTCTGATTCTGTCAGCCCCGCTATAGATGCTCTGCATGCGCTATAGCAGCGTCGTCATAGCGGTAGGCATCCCCCTATGGCGGGATGACGTTAGCCCAGATCAGTTCAAATTTAATAATTCCATCGTGCAtcccaaattaaaatatgacactgaaattcaagaaatttttgGAACCCTCACGAGGTGCATTTAAATAATGATGGACCGAATCGTTATAAAAATAAACGTCTTAAAAGAATTCCACAAACCAAGACAACCCAAACTTCCATACGGGCAAAATTATAATGCTaataaattacttatataaaattctGCGTACATCACTAACTAAAATTATAACATTAATGTTACTCAAACTTGGTCTGGCAGGGTAGcatgttttgtttttgtaacCTTGTTGGTCATGTTATCTTTATATTCTCCATAGAAATAAGAAGCAAAACCCCAAAGGCACATAGCTAAAGCCATCCACTTATCAGAATTGAAGCTCTCAGGCAAGAAAATGACAGAAAATATTTGTTGTATTGGAACAAGAAGAGCATTTACTATCCCAAACAATAGTGCTGAGGAGCAGTAAATCATTCCAAGACATCCAATCATCATAGATTGTAGAGATATTGCTGTTAATGCTAATATCATATAGTACTTTCTTTGCCCTAATCCAAATTCTTCAGTTTCTCTAGTGATGGcctgcatatttttttttaaaatgattttcttaCACCATCAGCCGTCAGGTCATTCAAATGATATCTATAGGTGAATAATATTCTTAATATGTGGgatatgcaattttataaataagaCAAGTTACCAGCTATAACAGATGAAAAGGACTTGATAATGTAGATATTCAATACATCGACGACgtatatattttaaactctcAATATTAATTTAAGTGTCTTAGAGTGTAAAAATactaaaagatattttttaattttgaaatcttAAATTAGAGATGTTTGAATCTTATGATCTTAAAAAAGTTAGGTAAAATATTGGAATATTAGAGAGTTACCCAATATAGaaaaagaatgatatattttttttaaacccaCTAAAAAGAGTAAAATGCTATGATTGAAGATATCTCCTTGATTatctttgaaaataattaaataaaagctatttttaactctatttaattctttttcccCTTTATGTTGCTCTACATATTTCCACTATAGATGCCACTTTCTGCTTTACTATACTATTGATACTGCTTGATCATCTTTTGAAAAGGAAGCCTTTTTTCTtaccacacaaaaaaaaaagtttttttttatgtgatcaCTCTTATAAATTAAGAGAAAGAAAGCTCATGTCATTAGTAACTCTACTTTTTTTTAGTTCCTTTTGTATACTAATCCCACAGTTCCACTATTTAGTTATTGCACTTCTTTTTTTGCTGTGGGATGCTCCAAAAAGTTTGAAACAATTTCattgataatactttttttttctttatagaaGAATAgcagatttttatatttaatatttaaaaatattaatttttaacttttcatCTTATCCTTTACTAAGATTTTGAAACTTTAATAGTTACAAATATTATGGCATATTTAACATCAAAagttttcaaaaacatttaacctacaaatattatgatatgtttaatattataaatttaaaaaatctttatttatttcGTAGTAAATTTTGTGCTAGATTCAAACTGTCACACAAATCGGAACGAACAGATAGTAGTACTTGCAAAACTATATTGCatatttcttttgattattaatttttatatgatattttcttTGCCAGACTAATTAATTTCTCatataagataaataatttgacTTTTATAACTGacagtataaaataatttttatacactattatatcacttaaaaataattacgGATAATAGCTCATAATAATACACTAAATTAcacttataatataaaatttatatatacttcTAATTTGCTagtttataaaagtaaaataacatgCCTAAATGTTAAAAATACAACGAAGTAACAAAAAGTTGCATTTTTTCTAATAGCTTAAACTTTTGAGTGAGACGTATTACCTGAAAATCTTTGTTGATAATCATTGCGACGATACAAAATAAAGATGAGAACATGGATATAAGAAACTGTATTTGCATGACAAGATCAAAGGTGACAACAACTCCAGCTTTAACATGACTATACTCAACTCCTGCATTTATAAATCCATGAAGAGCCGCACCAATAATTGTCATCACAAACCCTAACGTGTATTGTCCATTTGATTCACCTATCGGACGATCTCCATTCATGTGTAACCCTAATATAATTGACCCTAACATCATCAACACCACCGCGTTCACGGAATAATGTGTGAACTTATGTTTCACCATGAAATACGCGAAAATCACGGTAAATGCAAGGGACGTTGAAGAGAGGAGAGAAGAAATCGAAACGGGAAGATATGACGCGCCAATAGTGTAGAGGTAGCTACAAATACCAAAAAGGATACCTAAAATAGCACTAAATATTGCTAATTTAGGTGTGACAAAAAAtctaatattattgttattggtCTTTTTTTTGacataagaaatataaattGGTAAAATAAAGATTGGGAATCCTGCTGTTAGCAATGAAGATTGCAACCATTTTCTTTTTCCACCatgtaaataataaattctaACAAGCAATACACCTGATATTTGGCCAACTGAAAGGAAGATACAATATATGAGAATTAGAAGTGTCTTAATTGACATGAAATTCTTGAGTTTCTTAGGCTTATTGTAGTTGCCCTCTTGCTCAATTTCCAtgtccatattttttttgtgaatgtgtTTGAGAGATATTAATTTGTGGGGGTATATTTATTAGTGGTACATATAAGCCAAAGAGGAAATTAAAGTGACTTTAGATTGAGGTGTATTTGTCTTTTGagggaaaatgttttttaacGAAATTGTTTTCTAGTATTTGGTACGACGagaatcatttatttttttatgaaagtcTATTTTCTAAtaactatttcaaattttaacttcatattattacttattttaactAACACTTAAACATACCAACAATGGTTGTGTTGCAGTGGTGAGACTGTTTCatccttaatcagaggtctAAGGTAAGTGCTCTCTAGCATAAACTTTTCCATTTTTAGACTCaaatttgagattattaatTAAGAATAGTGAATAATAAGGTGGAATAAGATCCTTCAATTTTGCTCCTTTAGTTAAGAGTAGATTATATTCTATCCATTGCACCACCATCGTTGATAATATAgtatatgtataaattaaatCCACGAGGATGTCAATATTGGAAGTCCAAAAGGATTATTATTAGTATTGTACAATTGAGATTTCTAGTTGTTGCACAAGCTACTGACATTATTGTATAGGAAGAAAAGTAGAGTATCGTAGTAATAAGGCAATGTAACATCATATGATTGTGTGGCTTAGCatctttaataaaaattattcaaactATACTTACGAATttaatattgatatacaaaagcataattgattcttgaaattaaagaaaggTAGACGTGCTTAATGACGAATCTACTTTTTGTCAAAAGCAAAAATGAAGTCACTAATTCTTATTGCTATTGTTATGATATTTTGGATTGccctattttttaaaacttatatttggattatttttttgtcaattgTGAAAAAGTGGACAAGCACTAAGGTGCcatatgaaaaagaaatttaCGCTATTGGTGGAGAATTGAATCGATTGATAAATTGAATCGAAAAAGTGTTATTCGATTAacaagtttttaatgattttatagaagaaaaaaattgggttattggtttggtattgatttttaatattgggttattgggtaaaccaataacccattaagactagtaatttactacttttacttgtacataaatattaaatatcaacCTCAATATCTTACTAGTTATTTCTTTGTCCTTTAGCCTTCAATTCACACTTCATAGTGACTTTAGGttcacaacttcacattttacaAAATGTCAAAACCTAATTAAAGTAAGAACCAAAcattcctcttaatttctctttgtgttacacttgtatagttcttttcatatttttattattgtttctattttatgagcatttgtaaagttacattattgtgtTGTCACGTCAAATTTATTaaagaagtcatatatttgttttataagtattttcttattggttaaaccgaaaatcGAACTGTTAAGGACCAAAATCGATAAGAAATATCGGTTTAGTTATTGGttaatttaacatatttaaaaactaaaaatcaatAGACCGaatcaataatatataaaatcgaACCGATCAATACACACCCCTACTATTATGGATCATTTTCAAGCATATGAAAAAAGTGACGTTTTCTTGATTGCGATTCTAAATAAGTTGTGTAATTCTTAAGcttaatttttcctttaatttgcCTCACCATGTAATCCAGATAATGGTTTTTTATTCtactactttatttatttatttattgtggtTGGGAAAATAGGAAAGAGCATTGAATTACAAGAtggaaaattaaatttttaccGATAAGGTGAAACTTCAAGTTCCAACTCATCAGGAGTGTAGTTACATTGACCCAGGATGATTTTTGCACAGGCTCACCTATCATTGATAGCCATCGGATCTTACAAACTTGATCTCATACAAATGGAGTCTCTAAGGCATAAGCAAAGAAAGAATTATTTTGTATAGAACTGATTCAGTTAAGATGTTATAGATAATTTTGTCTATTATGCTAGACTTGTAAATTTGTTCAAAACTTGTATAGTTTTTGTCAGAATCTTAGTTTTTGCTAAGCAACTACTGAAACAATGGGTCGAGCTTAAGCTCTCCTTAGCtttgtaattttattcatcaatatAGAGGTGTCACCACCATAtggtgttgacacccaattttggacgttcacaatacaaattaatcatcgagcttcttaaattccaaatgATTTCAAAcaattgactttataaaattcaaaatgttttctttagttatttttgtcactttttataatctttagataatatatatgttttacataattatgtatataattagtatattttatgattatttgaaaactatctcaaaaagattttgttaaatatttggttaagtTTAGTTGTACAATAGTTTACATTTAagttaactattttatttcgttaagttTAAGAAACTCGTTAATTAATCTTGTTTAATTCGTCTTGATTTGGCCGAATTTAACTAATTAGCTCAATTTGGTTATATTCTTAAATTCAATGGGTCAATTGCAATTCACTTGGACTTATTCCTAATTCTTCAGCCTACAATTATTCCCAAACTAGCCCACCTTCTGCAGCCTAAAAACAACAATACAATGACACATACATACAACAATtccaaacaacaacaataagcAGTACCCACGCGACCCCACCCCTATACACTTCGTTCCTCTTCGTTCCTTCACAGTCCAGCAACGGGAAGAACAAACCCAGATGCCCAGAAA
Proteins encoded in this region:
- the LOC125862674 gene encoding purine permease 3-like; this encodes MDMEIEQEGNYNKPKKLKNFMSIKTLLILIYCIFLSVGQISGVLLVRIYYLHGGKRKWLQSSLLTAGFPIFILPIYISYVKKKTNNNNIRFFVTPKLAIFSAILGILFGICSYLYTIGASYLPVSISSLLSSTSLAFTVIFAYFMVKHKFTHYSVNAVVLMMLGSIILGLHMNGDRPIGESNGQYTLGFVMTIIGAALHGFINAGVEYSHVKAGVVVTFDLVMQIQFLISMFSSLFCIVAMIINKDFQAITRETEEFGLGQRKYYMILALTAISLQSMMIGCLGMIYCSSALLFGIVNALLVPIQQIFSVIFLPESFNSDKWMALAMCLWGFASYFYGEYKDNMTNKVTKTKHATLPDQV